One part of the Fusobacterium pseudoperiodonticum genome encodes these proteins:
- a CDS encoding translocation/assembly module TamB domain-containing protein, whose protein sequence is MFKNFSLNKIPKKVSIPLIAATVLGLITTVALSNLEKIVEKVSSRFINGRVHIEDIDLSLSEPVIKNITLYDNENNVMFNSDKVVAKISFKNLLDGRIDELNVDSASVNVVRDKDGVINFTKLSKKKSDKKPSNPIDKLVVTSANINYKDYTFPNKLEKKIENINATVLADKEKLVKNADVSIDDENIKLNTSFKDESEKELSSLEMKLKIDKFLLDKDLLKSLAKNNEKLEFSDVNISSDLTIKTDKTVKNTNIVGNLDVESPLFRYTDVESDIKNIKLSGVFNGRDGKANLDLNVFDKDRNIAVTYQDEELNSVINIDKIDESILNKIKPIKDKKLDLKNINIEDIKTIVHYSDERGLILKTTMKPNNSEFKGIELNDFNLYADLKDGKKRANAKISAKIKGMAENLTVNLENKAENTDIIVALKSQEKDSIIPDINLKANLENKKDILKAKITSNIVNFNMDYQKEAKLAKIYDEKFKINYDVNKKNLTDGDGKIAFKIYDTDNYLDFKAKDNQVEIKELKLMDKLNKNNTLIAKGNADLNKKEFNIDYDAKLNSVSRKFKDKNIVLSFDAKGKAESKNNIISSQGQINDLSLEYMGKIEKINGTYDFKKSDSGMEANLKTKIASIGYDKYKFENFNLLATYSGNEVKVRDFSNNLLSFKADYNTEAKKLNGDLNIKRLTDEDIGLDKVNFVLENFKAKLDGDIKNPKAKIDLGTTVVTLPSKDLAKISGKVNLVGNKLIIEGVNVDNNLITGQYDIKEKLLDIKASLSENHLEKYHGGKNLGYVLYGDLVLKGVAGNLDGKLKGRAINLKSSLPDLTYDMSYNAENYSDGIVSINDLDIIDKNNGSILGLTGIVDLKEKSLNIKNKQDKIDLTKFQNILKNPSIKGIINTDILINGQLSNPNYSLNMSSSEVSIKNFKINDIVLNITGDKEKANVNKLSLDVYKNLIVGSGNYDIKNKTYNVNMKSNNKIDLSKFQSFFNSYGINNPSGKVGFNIQIDQNDEKAYLSLENINLESSKLKLKFSNFSGPITLSGRRIEIGELNAKLNNSPITIDGFVDLVDIAKIDKEDIIRSLPYKLHIKSKELNYVYPEVIKLKASTDITLTNEELYGNLIIKEATINDIPNNYYRDFFSLIKEQLRRRRTDVTPKKKVDKNSREAQEKDAKMRAFLNKLMPIDLVIKTEKPILIDMDNFNILVPEIYGKLDIDLNINGKKGNYYLEGETELKDGYFVIGTNEFKVDRALAIYNDNTPLPEINPNIFFESTIDMDDEEYYFTTMGKLNQLRYEITSKTSKVGGDLSALIVNPDSNEHIYSYGDGSQIFIVFMKNLIAGQIGQIVFGKTARYVKRKLKLTRFVIRPEIKIYNSEDSVINRYGITDNRALSPQIYNVNIKVEAKDNIYKEKLFWRASVRLIGTGKDTIKNQTLKVNSQNIREYDVGLEYKIDDSKTLRIGVGTVPYKYRTDENKDYKKPNYYIEYKFRKRYKDFSEIFSF, encoded by the coding sequence ATGTTTAAAAATTTTAGTTTAAATAAAATTCCCAAAAAAGTATCTATACCTTTGATAGCAGCAACAGTATTAGGATTAATAACTACTGTTGCTTTATCTAATTTAGAAAAAATAGTAGAAAAAGTAAGTAGTAGATTTATCAATGGTAGAGTACATATTGAAGATATAGATTTATCATTGTCAGAGCCTGTTATAAAAAATATCACGCTATATGATAATGAAAATAATGTGATGTTTAATTCAGATAAAGTTGTAGCTAAGATAAGTTTTAAAAATTTATTAGATGGTAGAATAGATGAATTAAATGTAGACTCAGCCTCGGTTAATGTAGTAAGAGACAAAGATGGTGTTATAAATTTCACTAAGTTATCTAAGAAAAAAAGTGATAAAAAACCTAGTAATCCAATAGATAAATTAGTAGTAACTTCGGCTAATATAAACTACAAAGATTATACTTTTCCAAATAAATTAGAAAAAAAGATAGAAAATATAAATGCCACTGTTTTAGCAGACAAAGAAAAATTAGTTAAAAATGCAGATGTTAGTATAGATGATGAAAATATAAAATTAAATACTTCCTTTAAAGATGAAAGTGAAAAAGAGCTTTCTTCTTTGGAAATGAAATTAAAAATAGATAAATTTTTATTGGATAAAGATTTATTGAAAAGTTTAGCTAAAAATAATGAAAAATTAGAATTTTCTGATGTTAATATAAGTTCTGATTTAACTATAAAAACAGATAAAACAGTTAAAAATACAAATATAGTTGGAAATTTAGATGTAGAGTCTCCTTTATTTAGATACACTGATGTGGAGAGTGATATTAAGAATATTAAATTATCAGGTGTATTTAATGGTAGAGATGGTAAAGCAAATTTAGACTTAAATGTATTTGATAAAGATAGAAATATAGCTGTGACTTATCAAGATGAAGAACTAAATTCAGTGATAAATATAGATAAAATTGATGAAAGTATATTAAATAAAATAAAACCTATAAAAGATAAAAAATTAGATTTGAAAAATATAAATATAGAAGATATAAAAACTATAGTTCATTATTCAGATGAAAGAGGTTTGATTCTGAAGACAACAATGAAACCAAATAATTCTGAATTTAAAGGAATAGAGTTAAATGACTTTAATTTATATGCAGATTTAAAAGATGGCAAGAAGAGAGCTAATGCTAAGATTTCAGCTAAAATAAAAGGTATGGCTGAAAATTTAACAGTAAATCTTGAAAATAAAGCCGAAAATACAGATATTATCGTAGCTTTAAAGTCTCAAGAAAAAGATAGTATAATACCAGATATAAATTTAAAGGCGAATTTAGAAAATAAAAAAGATATTTTAAAGGCTAAAATTACTTCAAATATTGTTAATTTTAATATGGATTATCAAAAAGAAGCAAAGTTAGCTAAAATTTATGATGAAAAATTTAAAATAAATTATGATGTTAATAAAAAGAATTTAACAGATGGAGATGGGAAAATAGCCTTTAAAATCTATGATACAGATAACTATTTAGATTTTAAAGCAAAGGATAATCAAGTCGAAATCAAAGAACTTAAATTAATGGATAAGTTAAATAAGAATAATACTCTTATTGCAAAGGGAAATGCTGATCTTAATAAAAAGGAATTTAATATTGACTATGATGCTAAGTTAAATTCAGTTTCAAGAAAATTTAAAGATAAAAATATAGTATTATCATTTGATGCCAAAGGAAAGGCAGAAAGTAAAAATAATATTATAAGTTCTCAAGGACAAATTAATGATTTAAGTCTTGAGTATATGGGTAAAATTGAGAAAATAAATGGAACTTATGATTTTAAAAAGTCTGATTCTGGTATGGAAGCAAATTTAAAAACAAAAATAGCTTCAATTGGATATGATAAATACAAGTTTGAAAACTTTAATCTTCTTGCAACTTATTCTGGAAATGAAGTAAAAGTTAGAGATTTTAGTAATAATCTATTATCTTTTAAAGCAGACTACAACACAGAAGCTAAGAAGCTAAATGGAGATTTAAATATAAAAAGATTGACTGACGAAGATATAGGTTTAGATAAGGTGAACTTTGTTTTAGAAAACTTTAAAGCAAAACTTGATGGGGATATAAAAAATCCTAAAGCTAAGATAGACTTAGGAACTACAGTAGTAACTTTACCTAGTAAAGACTTAGCTAAAATCAGTGGTAAAGTGAATCTTGTTGGAAATAAACTTATTATAGAAGGAGTCAATGTAGATAATAACCTTATCACAGGACAATATGATATAAAGGAAAAATTACTGGATATAAAAGCTTCTTTAAGTGAAAATCATCTCGAAAAGTATCATGGCGGTAAAAACTTAGGTTATGTGCTATATGGAGATTTAGTATTAAAAGGAGTAGCAGGTAATTTAGATGGTAAACTTAAAGGAAGAGCTATCAATTTAAAAAGTTCTCTGCCTGATTTAACTTACGATATGAGCTATAATGCAGAAAATTATTCTGATGGTATTGTTTCTATTAATGATTTAGACATTATTGATAAAAATAATGGTTCTATACTTGGTTTGACAGGAATAGTTGATTTAAAAGAGAAAAGCTTAAATATTAAAAACAAACAAGATAAGATAGATTTAACTAAGTTCCAAAATATCCTTAAAAATCCTAGTATAAAGGGAATTATAAATACAGATATCCTTATTAATGGGCAACTTAGCAATCCAAATTATAGCTTAAACATGTCGTCATCTGAAGTAAGTATAAAGAATTTTAAGATAAATGACATTGTTTTAAATATTACAGGAGACAAGGAAAAAGCTAATGTAAATAAGCTAAGTTTAGATGTTTATAAGAATTTAATTGTTGGATCTGGAAACTATGATATAAAAAATAAAACTTATAATGTCAACATGAAGTCTAATAATAAAATTGACCTTTCTAAGTTCCAATCTTTCTTTAATTCGTATGGAATAAATAATCCTAGTGGAAAGGTAGGTTTTAATATTCAAATAGACCAAAATGATGAAAAGGCTTATTTAAGTCTTGAAAATATAAATTTAGAATCTTCAAAATTAAAATTGAAATTCTCTAATTTTTCAGGACCTATCACTTTGAGTGGAAGAAGAATTGAAATAGGAGAGTTAAATGCAAAATTAAATAATTCACCTATTACAATAGATGGATTTGTAGATTTAGTTGATATAGCAAAAATAGATAAGGAAGATATTATTAGAAGTTTACCTTACAAATTGCATATAAAATCTAAAGAATTAAATTATGTATATCCTGAAGTTATAAAATTAAAAGCTTCAACTGATATAACTCTTACTAATGAGGAACTATATGGAAATTTAATTATAAAAGAAGCAACAATAAATGATATTCCTAATAATTACTATAGAGATTTCTTCTCATTAATAAAAGAACAACTTAGAAGAAGAAGAACAGACGTTACTCCAAAAAAGAAGGTAGATAAGAATTCTAGAGAAGCACAAGAAAAAGATGCAAAAATGAGAGCCTTTTTAAATAAATTAATGCCTATAGATTTAGTTATTAAGACAGAGAAACCTATACTTATTGACATGGATAATTTTAATATTTTAGTTCCAGAAATTTATGGGAAATTAGATATAGACTTAAATATCAATGGTAAAAAAGGTAATTATTATCTAGAAGGGGAAACTGAGTTAAAGGATGGATATTTTGTTATAGGTACAAACGAATTTAAAGTCGATAGAGCTTTAGCAATATATAATGATAATACTCCTTTACCAGAAATTAACCCTAATATCTTCTTTGAAAGTACAATAGATATGGATGATGAAGAATACTATTTCACTACTATGGGAAAACTTAATCAATTAAGATATGAAATCACATCTAAAACATCAAAGGTGGGAGGAGACTTATCAGCTTTAATCGTAAACCCTGATTCTAATGAACATATATATTCTTATGGAGATGGAAGTCAAATATTTATAGTTTTTATGAAAAACTTGATAGCAGGTCAAATTGGTCAAATAGTCTTTGGTAAAACAGCAAGATATGTAAAAAGAAAACTGAAACTTACTAGATTTGTAATAAGACCTGAAATAAAAATATATAATTCAGAAGACAGTGTCATAAATAGATATGGAATAACTGACAATAGAGCTTTGAGCCCACAAATTTATAATGTAAATATAAAGGTGGAAGCAAAAGATAATATTTACAAAGAAAAATTATTCTGGAGAGCGAGTGTAAGACTTATAGGTACAGGAAAGGATACTATTAAAAATCAAACATTGAAAGTTAATTCACAAAATATTAGAGAATATGATGTGGGATTAGAATATAAGATTGATGATAGTAAAACTCTTAGAATTGGAGTTGGAACTGTTCCATATAAATATAGAACAGATGAAAATAAAGATTACAAGAAGCCTAATTACTACATAGAATACAAGTTTAGAAAAAGATATAAAGATTTTTCAGAAATATTTTCATTTTAG